One segment of Ipomoea triloba cultivar NCNSP0323 chromosome 12, ASM357664v1 DNA contains the following:
- the LOC115998355 gene encoding DNA-directed RNA polymerases II, IV and V subunit 6A-like, translating into MADEEYEMDGGYEDEPVEPEIEEGVEPEEENAQQEDVPDALMGDDDKNEQEAVERPRKTSKYMTKYERARILGTRALQISMNAPVMVELEGESDPLEIAMKELRERKIPFTIRRYLPDGSYEDWGVDELIVEDSWKRQVGGG; encoded by the exons ATGGCGGACGAAGAATATGAGATGGACGGAGG ATATGAGGATGAGCCAGTAGAGCCTGAGATTGAA GAAGGAGTTGAGCCAGAGGAGGAGAATGCTCAGCAAGAAGATGTACCTGATGCCCTAATGGGTGATGACGATAAAAATGAGCAGGAAGCAGTGGAACGGCCTCggaaaacatcaaaatatatgaCAAAATATGAGAGAGCAAGAATTCTGGGTACCCGTGCACTTCAGATCAGCATGAATGCTCCTGTGATGGTTGAGTTGGAGGGCGAAAGTGATCCCCTTGAG ATTGCTATGAAAGAGCTTCGAGAGAGGAAGATTCCCTTCACAATTCGTCGTTACTTGCCTGATGGAAG TTATGAAGATTGGGGGGTTGACGAACTGATAGTTGAAGACTCGTGGAAACGACAAGTAGGTGGGGGCTAA
- the LOC115999164 gene encoding F-box protein At4g00755-like codes for MEDCGNFIQWLGPDMSMKILDCLEDPSDFVRVGAVSSSWRQYVIENGFCKRLCLEMFPEVSGVTDAIEDKNTIDTVEVELDKSVELTRLERDHRVYAFLSRGLSPFLKKDCILEAICASSTDNYPEESIRNTLVPNDRVGRRASYWSSKGASDPAVPETLMYELAAKFCVITEIHVQPFQAYFQFGFPIYSAKAVRFRLGHPKQPMELERNRTDEFGDVKEPFSGKFVWTYTSPEFPMAQDKKLQKFKLPKAVLCVGGILQLELLGRVQRQEMDGLFYICVAHVQVVGRPLLPAFDAEILDQSGKCILKYYPEEKHPGSPSKSGKEHSTRQSCFHRFTLHIRRSWDQAILNTVISAGAAFEDNDEAA; via the exons ATGGAAGATTGTGGTAATTTTATACAGTGGCTTGGACCAGACATGTCTATGAAAATCCTTGATTGTTTGGAGGACCCTTCTGATTTTGTTCGTGTTGGTGCTGTCTCGAGCTCCTGGCGCCAATACG TGATTGAAAATGGATTTTGTAAACGTCTCTGCTTGGAAATGTTTCCCGAAGTATCGGGTGTTACTGATGCCATTGAAGACAAAAACACGATTGACACCGTGGAAGTTGAGCTTGACAAGTCTGTGGAGTTGACACGATTGGAGAGGGATCATCGAGTGTATGCCTTTTTGAGCAGAGGGTTGAGTCCCTTTCTGAAGAAAGATTGCATACTGGAGGCCATTTGTGCATCGAGCACTGATAACTATCCCGAAGAAAGCATCCGGAATACTTTAGTTCCAAATGATAGGGTTGGTCGTAGAGCTTCATACTGGTCGAGCAAAGGAGCAAGTGATCCTGCTGTCCCCGAGACACTGATGTATGAACTAGCTGCAAAGTTTTGCGTGATTACCGAGATTCATGTACAGCCATTTCAAG CCTATTTTCAGTTTGGCTTCCCCATATATTCCGCGAAGGCAGTGCGGTTCAGATTGGGGCATCCTAAGCAACCTATGGAATTAGAACGTAATCGCACAGATGAGTTTGGAGATGTTAAAGAACCGTTTAGTGGCAAGTTTGTGTGGACATATACCTCGCCTGAATTTCCAATGGCTCAA GATAAGAAGCTGCAAAAATTCAAGCTGCCAAAGGCAGTACTTTGTGTTGGCGGGATTTTGCAATTAGAACTGTTGGGCAGAGTGCAGAGACAAGAAATGGATGGCCTGTTTTATATATG CGTGGCCCATGTTCAAGTTGTTGGGAGACCACTCTTACCTGCATTCGATGCTGAAATACTCGACCAATCAGGAAAGTGCATCTTGAAGTACTACCCGGAAGAAAAACATCCCGGGTCTCCTTCCAAATCTGGCAAAGAGCATTCAACTAGGCAGTCTTGTTTTCATAGATTCACTTTGCATATTAGAAGAAGTTGGGACCAAGCAATTCTCAACACGGTAATTTCAGCAGGAGCAGCCTTTGAAGACAACGACGAGGCTGCTTAG
- the LOC115998609 gene encoding E3 ubiquitin-protein ligase BIG BROTHER-like, which produces MSNIEWYDHLLRGVFQPEFAEDLIKCYPEDGGLSHEEIRIQQESLYLAFQKHGENRSTSSEHGETSSSNPFTVQERASFGADVASQLALDEALARSLEMGDGFDDIHTLAGASGSQHQAPPVRAEISNTAGDGIDPDDMSYEELQSLGDAVGHESKGLSDDIISRLPTFKYKSWLSFWRKNSNDECVICCEQYAFRDKLASLLCAHTFHYNCIKRWLKEKKNCPICNMEVADG; this is translated from the exons ATgagtaacattgagtggtatgACCATCTTTTGAGAGGTGTGTTCCAGCCTGAATTTGCAGAGGACTTAATAAAATGCTATCCCGAGGATGGCGGTTTAAGTCACGAGGAAATTCGTATACAGCAG GAAAGTCTCTACCTTGCATTTCAAAAACATGGGGAAAACCGAAGCACATCTTCTGAGCATGGTGAAACTAGTAGTAGCAACCCATTTACAGTGCAAGAGCGTGCTTCATTTGGTGCAGACGTTGCATCACAATTGGCTCTTGATGAGGCTTTAGCCAGATCATTAGAGATGGGTGATGGTTTTGACGATATCCATACCTTGGCTG GAGCCAGTGGATCCCAACACCAAGCCCCTCCTGTCAGG GCTGAAATTTCAAATACTGCGGGAGATGGCATTGATCCAGATGACATGAGCTATGAG GAATTGCAGTCATTAGGAGATGCTGTCGGCCACGAGAGCAAAGGGCTTTCAGATGACATTATATCTCGATTGCCAACCTTTAAATACAAATCTTGGCTTTCCTTTTGGAGAAAGAATAGCAATGATGA GTGTGTGATATGTTGCGAGCAATATGCATTTAGAGATAAGCTGGCGAGTTTGCTTTGTGCGCATACGTTCCATTATAACTGCATAAAGCGCTGGCTCAAAGAAAAGAAG AATTGCCCTATTTGTAACATGGAGGTAGCTGATGGCTGA
- the LOC115999162 gene encoding probable transcriptional regulator SLK2 yields MVHSRVTGGIAQSPSTSGIFFQGDGQSHIVGNAHLSSSFANSSNLIPGNPRSSLGPVSGDTVLNSVASSGPSVGASSLVTDANSGLSAGPNLQRSASINTESYMRLPASPMSFTSNNISISGSSVIDGSSVAQQSSNQDPSSQQLQQSQQHRGASSVTSLPSSRIGQVQLPNGQGLRGTGSFIQDPSISQLQKRPRMEIKQEDILQQQVLQQLLQRQDPLHLQNSNPQFQALIQQQRLRQQQQQLLQSMPAVQRNQLLQQQHQMQLRQQLQQGMQPATAVKRPYDGGVCSRRLMKYLYHQRQRPPENSIAYWRKFVAEYYSPRAKKRWCLSMYDNVGHHSLGVFPQASMDAWQCDICTSKSGRGFEATFEVLPRLNEIKFSSGVIDELLFLDMPRECRFPSGVMMLEYGKAVQESVYDQLRVVREGQLRIIFTPDLKILSWEFCARRHEELLPRRSVAPQVNQLVQVAQKCQSTISESGPDGVSQQDLQANSNLVVTAGRQLAKSLELQSLNDLGFSKRYVRCLQIAEVVNSMKDLMDFCRDQKTGPIEGLKNYPRHASAAKLQMQKVQEAEKLGGIQGPTDRSTLNKLMELQPGLNNQMNNNKQMVGCGALSGSAQAALAPSNYQNHLLMRQNSMNSNATVVKQEASSSLSNSNQNQPSPFQGPAGVLQGNSMQNLPVSGYMTANVPQPQQRLLNSNVSLPQNHQQPTNQVVQQQILQQLLQDMNTGNSGGSVVQQQSLSNHAAGGGVSREGVAFGNNAPSAAPNGPGNAVGPTPTRNNSFKAASNSESSIGGASNGFPQKAQDMQHNLHISEEMLPDISQEFTDSGFFNSDLDNNMNYGWKA; encoded by the exons ATGGTGCATTCTCGGGTGACGGGAGGTATTGCACAATCTCCTTCTACTTCTGGCATCTTTTTCCAAGGTGATGGGCAGTCACACATTGTTGGCAATGCCCACTTAAGTTCATCTTTTGCAAATTCATCAAATTTAATTCCTGGAAATCCACGGTCAAGTCTGGGTCCTGTGTCTGGAGATACTGTTTTGAATAGTGTGGCAAGTTCAGGTCCAAGTGTTGGGGCAAGTTCATTAGTGACGGATGCGAACTCAGGACTTTCTGCAGGTCCCAATCTTCAAAGAAGTGCTAGCATTAATACAGAATCTTATATGCGTTTGCCTGCGTCACCCATGTCATTCACTTCCAATAATATCAGTATTTCTGGCTCATCTGTTATTGATGGATCCTCAGTTGCTCAGCAAAGCTCAAACCAAGATCCATCCTCTCAACAACTTCAGCAAAGTCAGCAGCATCGAGGAGCATCAAGTGTTACATCCTTACCTAGTTCAAGGATAGGTCAGGTACAACTTCCAAATGGGCAAGGACTAAGAGGTACTGGTTCATTCATTCAAGATCCTAGTATTTCCCAGCTGCAAAAGAGACCGCGCATGGAGATCAAGCAGGAAGATATTCTGCAACAGCAAGTTCTGCAACAACTACTGCAACGACAGGACCCTTTGCACCTACAGAACTCCAATCCTCAATTTCAAGCTTTAATTCAGCAGCAGAGGCTAAGGCAACAGCAGCAACAGCTATTGCAGTCGATGCCAGCTGTGCAGCGAAACCAGTTGTTACAGCAACAACACCAGATGCAGTTGCGACAACAACTTCAACAAGGCATGCAGCCTGCAACTGCTGTGAAAAGACCCTATGATGGTGGTGTCTGCTCTCGGCGGCTAATGAAATACTTGTATCATCAGCGCCAAAGACCTCCC GAAAATTCAATTGCCTATTGGAGAAAGTTTGTGGCTGAATATTACTCTCCACGTGCAAAGAAGAGGTGGTGCCTATCGATGTATGATAATGTTGGCCATCATTCACTAGGGGTATTTCCCCAAGCATCTATG GATGCATGGCAGTGTGATATTTGTACTTCCAAATCTGGAAGAGGCTTTG AGGCAACCTTTGAAGTTCTTCCTAGacttaatgaaataaaatttagcaGTGGCGTCATCGATGAGCTATTGTTCCTGGATATGCCTCGTGAATGTCGATTTCCATCAGGGGTAATGATGTTGGAGTATGGGAAGGCAGTTCAGGAAAGTGTTTATGACCAACTTCGTGTTGTTAGGGAGGGTCAGCTTCGTATAATTTTCACACCTGATTTAAAG ATACTATCCTGGGAGTTTTGTGCACGGCGCCATGAAGAACTTCTACCCAGGAGATCAGTTGCACCACAG GTAAACCAATTGGTTCAGGTTGCACAGAAATGCCAGAGCACAATATCAGAAAGTGGGCCTGATGGGGTTTCTCAGCAGGACTTGCAAGCAAACAGTAACTT GGTTGTCACGGCTGGACGCCAGCTTGCAAAGAGCTTGGAGCTACAATCGTTAAATGATTTGGGATTCTCCAAAAGATACGTGAGGTGCTTGCAG ATAGCTGAGGTTGTAAATAGCATGAAAGACTTGATGGACTTTTGCAGAGACCAGAAAACAGGACCTATTg AAGGATTGAAAAATTATCCACGACACGCTAGTGCAGCTAAGCTCCAAATGCAGAAGGTGCAGGAAGCGGAAAAACTGGGTGGTATTCAGGGGCCGACTGATCGTAGTACACTCAACAAGTTAATGGAACTGCAACCTGGGCTCAACAACCAAATGAATAATAACAAGCAAATGGTTGGCTGTGGAGCTTTGAGTGGTTCAGCACAAGCTGCTCTAGCACCGTCTAACTACCAGAACCACCTGTTGATGCGACAGAACTCGATGAATTCAAACGCCACTGTGGTTAAACAGGAAGCGTCGTCTTCACTAAGCAATTCCAATCAAAATCAACCTTCACCATTTCAAGGACCAGCTGGCGTCCTACAGGGAAATAGTATGCAGAACTTACCTGTCAGTGGCTACATGACTGCCAATGTACCACAACCACAGCAGCGTTTACTGAACAGTAATGTGTCGCTCCCTCAAAACCATCAACAGCCCACGAACCAGGTTGTACAACAGCAAATCCTCCAGCAATTGCTGCAGGATATGAACACCGGTAACAGTGGAGGAAGTGTTGTTCAGCAACAGTCACTCAGCAATCATGCAGCCGGTGGAGGTGTTTCGAGGGAGGGGGTCGCCTTTGGAAACAACGCTCCATCAGCAGCTCCAAACGGGCCTGGAAATGCGGTTGGTCCCACGCCAACCAGGAACAACAGTTTCAAAGCGGCTTCTAACAGCGAGTCATCAATTGGTGGTGCCAGTAACGGGTTTCCTCAGAAAGCACAGGACATGCAACACAATCTTCACATATCAGAGGAAATGTTACCTGATATATCTCAAGAATTCACGGATAGTGGTTTTTTCAACAGTGATCTTGACAATAATATGAACTATGGGTGGAAAGCATGA
- the LOC115999603 gene encoding RHOMBOID-like protein 2, translated as MPNNRGSSSSAVRAAVGHPNTGRRWFVPLIVAANVVMFVVTMYFNNCPSHESGCVPRFLGRFSFEPDHENPLFGPSSSTLDKLGATKWYKTVHEGQGWRLVTSMWLHAGIIHLVANMPTLLLIGICLEKQRGFVCTAVIYLLSGFGGNILSSLFIRGSISVRSSGAVFGFLGALLSELITNWSICPNKVAVLVSFVVLLAGNLGIGILPRIDNFGNIGGFLTGFLLGFILLPCPRFGWTGSSTGFVSKYKAHQYALRFVSLTLLIAGFALGLVLLFRGVNGHDHCPWCHYLNCIPSSKMDVLKLYIVEFSALGAVVTAPGITNGAHTFRFPSEALQLSTWELAAGNSSVVAAIITANATQTTILFEFEFPAIAS; from the exons ATGCCAAATAACAGGGGAAGCAGTAGTTCTGCTGTTAGGGCGGCGGTTggacatccaaacactggacgCCGTTGGTTTGTACCTCTCATCGTTGCTGCAAATGTTGTCATGTTCGTTGTTACCATGTACTTCAACAATTGTCCCAGCCATGAGTCGGGTTGTGTCCCGAGGTTTCTTGGACGCTTCTCTTTTGAGCCCGACCATGAGAATCCTCTGTTTGGTCCTTCTTCTTCAACATTAGATAAGTTGGGGGCTACTAAGTGGTACAAAACCGTGCATGAAGGCCAAGGATGGAGGCTTGTAACAAGTATGTGGTTACATGCCGGCATTATTCACCTCGTCGCGAATATGCCCACTCTTCTCCTTATTGGCATTTGTCTTGAAAAGCAACGCGGATTTG TCTGTACTGCAGTTATCTACTTATTGTCGGGATTTGGTGGGAATATACTCTCGTCTTTGTTCATTCGGGGGAGTATCTCTGTCCGTTCCTCCGGGGCTGTGTTTGGCTTTCTGGGTGCTCTCTTGTCCGAGCTTATCACAAACTGGTCCATCTGTCCCAATAAG GTTGCTGTATTAGTCTCATTCGTGGTGTTACTTGCCGGGAATCTGGGAATAGGAATCCTGCCGAGGATCGATAATTTTGGCAATATTGGTGGGTTCTTGACGGGGTTTCTCCTGGGTTTTATTCTGCTGCCGTGTCCTAGGTTTGGTTGGACAGGAAGTAGTACGGGTTTTGTATCAAAATACAAAGCTCACCAATATGCGTTGCGCTTTGTTTCTCTCACCCTACTGATTGCAGG GTTTGCATTAGGACTGGTTTTGCTGTTCAGAGGTGTGAATGGTCATGATCATTGCCCTTGGTGTCACTACTTGAACTGTATCCCATCCTCCAAAATGGACgtgttgaaactttatatagttgaattt TCGGCGCTGGGGGCGGTGGTCACGGCGCCCGGCATCACGAACGGAGCGCACACGTTCAGGTTCCCTAGTGAGGCGCTGCAACTGTCAACCTGGGAGTTGGCCGCCGGGAACTCTAGTGTCGTGGCCGCCATCATCACGGCCAACGCCACCCAAACAACCATTCTCTTTGAGTTTGAGTTTCCCGCCATTGCTAGCTAG
- the LOC115999602 gene encoding stamen-specific protein FIL1, which translates to MAGMKVTSILSLVAVVLLAATALQSREAEAQTAADTCATQLGNINVCAPFVMPGMAASNPSADCCAALQSVDRDCICNTLRVSARLPSQCNIPPLSCPGQ; encoded by the coding sequence ATGGCAGGCATGAAGGTGACAAGCATCCTATCCCTGGTGGCGGTGGTTCTGCTGGCGGCGACGGCGCTGCAGTCTCGCGAAGCGGAAGCCCAGACAGCGGCCGACACGTGCGCCACGCAACTGGGGAACATCAACGTCTGCGCTCCCTTCGTGATGCCCGGCATGGCCGCCTCCAACCCCAGCGCCGACTGCTGCGCCGCCCTCCAATCCGTCGACCGCGACTGCATTTGCAACACGCTCCGCGTCTCCGCCCGCCTTCCCTCCCAGTGCAACATCCCTCCTCTCTCTTGCCCCGGTCAGTAA